A stretch of Nitrospinota bacterium DNA encodes these proteins:
- a CDS encoding 6-phosphofructokinase — protein sequence DRVLCSRLGVEAVQMIKRKEFGMMACLRTPHIKTVPLKEAAVNRTVEADNPVVQSAKSIGISFGD from the coding sequence TGACAGGGTCCTCTGCTCGAGGCTTGGCGTAGAAGCCGTACAGATGATCAAGCGTAAAGAGTTCGGTATGATGGCCTGCTTGAGGACGCCTCATATCAAGACTGTTCCTCTCAAAGAAGCCGCTGTTAACAGAACTGTGGAGGCGGACAATCCGGTTGTCCAGTCCGCAAAATCAATAGGGATTTCATTTGGCGACTGA
- the recJ gene encoding single-stranded-DNA-specific exonuclease RecJ, which translates to MVARILINRSIDTVEKAEKFLYSGFDDLHSPFLISGMDRAVERISRAVRNKEKITIFGDYDVDGMSSTSLLMLFFKHLGINVSYYIPHRVDEGYGLNEAAIRKIAEEGANLLITVDCGVTSVREVGLANELALDVIITDHHQVSETLPNACALLNPSMPECGYPFKHLAGVGIAFKLICALKDTFIKEGILDRKNEPNLKRSLDLVSLGTLADMVPLIGENHLLVRLGLAEMAKSRKVGLRALMNLGNFGTRPIADTDIGFFLAPRLNAIGRLHNAGLGVELLTTEDKNHAKEIAKMMDDENSKRQHLQARILGEVVALIESEVDLEKDKAIVLASEGWHQGVIGIVASKVVERYNLPTILLNIEGDICQGSARSTPTFHVYEGLSRCRNLLLHFGGHKYAAGLALNVGNMQTFKNEFIKIAAEGLPIEPTDKVMQIDKVATLDQLYLESVEDILELGPFGPQYPYPKFLIKGVSFVSKPYLVGREKEHIRFEVSYKDRVIDGIGFSMSEKFKEIENGEGVYDIVVTPTVINRGEMFKIVQLRLCDFQPSKS; encoded by the coding sequence CTGGTTGCGAGGATACTTATTAACAGGAGCATCGATACTGTCGAAAAAGCGGAAAAATTCCTTTATTCAGGTTTTGACGATCTTCATTCGCCGTTTCTGATATCCGGAATGGATAGGGCGGTGGAAAGGATCTCCAGGGCCGTGCGAAACAAGGAGAAGATAACGATTTTCGGCGATTATGACGTCGACGGCATGTCTTCGACTTCGCTTCTCATGCTTTTTTTTAAACACCTCGGCATTAATGTGTCCTATTACATACCGCACAGGGTCGATGAAGGATATGGACTGAACGAAGCAGCCATCAGAAAGATTGCCGAAGAAGGGGCAAATCTGCTGATAACCGTCGATTGCGGAGTCACTTCGGTAAGAGAGGTGGGTTTGGCAAACGAGCTTGCATTGGACGTAATAATAACAGATCATCACCAGGTATCCGAGACGCTTCCAAACGCGTGTGCACTGCTGAATCCGTCAATGCCGGAATGCGGATATCCCTTTAAACATCTTGCCGGTGTCGGTATAGCGTTCAAACTAATCTGCGCCTTGAAGGATACCTTCATCAAGGAAGGAATTCTTGACAGGAAAAACGAGCCGAACCTCAAAAGAAGTCTGGATCTTGTCTCATTGGGAACGCTTGCGGATATGGTTCCTTTAATCGGCGAAAATCATCTGTTGGTACGACTTGGTCTTGCGGAGATGGCGAAAAGCCGAAAGGTAGGCTTAAGGGCCTTGATGAACCTTGGAAATTTCGGCACAAGGCCGATAGCAGACACGGATATAGGGTTTTTCCTCGCACCGAGGCTGAATGCTATAGGAAGGCTTCATAATGCCGGTCTCGGCGTCGAACTCCTTACCACCGAGGATAAGAACCATGCCAAGGAGATCGCGAAAATGATGGATGATGAGAATTCCAAAAGACAGCACCTTCAGGCGAGGATTCTTGGAGAGGTTGTGGCGTTGATAGAATCGGAAGTCGATCTTGAAAAGGACAAGGCTATCGTGCTTGCCTCGGAAGGGTGGCACCAGGGGGTCATTGGAATAGTAGCCTCAAAAGTCGTAGAACGATATAATTTGCCAACTATACTGCTTAATATCGAAGGTGACATTTGCCAGGGTTCTGCTAGGAGTACCCCAACATTCCACGTCTATGAAGGCTTGTCGCGCTGCCGGAACCTTCTTCTCCATTTTGGCGGACACAAGTATGCAGCAGGTCTGGCGCTGAATGTCGGGAATATGCAGACCTTCAAAAATGAGTTTATCAAAATTGCCGCGGAAGGATTGCCGATAGAGCCGACTGATAAGGTCATGCAGATAGATAAGGTTGCGACGCTGGATCAGCTTTATCTTGAATCGGTTGAAGATATCCTTGAACTTGGCCCTTTCGGTCCGCAATACCCCTATCCAAAATTCTTGATCAAGGGGGTGTCGTTTGTCAGCAAGCCGTATCTGGTTGGCCGTGAAAAGGAGCATATCAGATTCGAGGTTAGTTATAAGGACAGGGTGATAGATGGCATAGGATTCAGCATGTCGGAGAAGTTTAAGGAAATTGAAAACGGAGAGGGAGTTTACGATATTGTCGTAACGCCGACCGTCATAAACAGGGGAGAAATGTTCAAGATCGTCCAGCTGCGTCTATGTGACTTCCAGCCTTCAAAAAGTTAG